The Triticum aestivum cultivar Chinese Spring chromosome 3A, IWGSC CS RefSeq v2.1, whole genome shotgun sequence genome includes a region encoding these proteins:
- the LOC123061645 gene encoding uncharacterized protein, whose translation MPRARRPRREWSDGVPPELLGVIFLDLACLADRVCFAAVCRAWRSVARAVGAPPAPRQLPWLLLPSPDKPSFFSLHSGAKRRLRLPESIRGARLCGSYDGGWVALAFEQWRGYAAVNLLSGATVLLPDRLRTAHPLAPQANTSCEHHMVIRTITFSGSPSAEDCLAAAHVSSASNIAFWRPGMKEHWITCGVAVALDVIQDIIYYENGLKQGFHVLSNTEDIVVYTPNSVEGASLVMSRSSYQIQKRADYRPDNLRRKSRTVSRYLVESRGKLLMVLRLARRGKNGFRIFEMNLAVAPAGGSEASWVELHSLPGRVLLLGRGCSRAVEVSQFNRLQLGSIYYLDDTSFDISLALSSGSKYSSTDMGVYGRKTLNGARSVRRFPRKFTSEGSPPIWFMP comes from the coding sequence ATGCCCCGTGCTCGCAGGCCTCGCCGTGAATGGTCGGACGGCGTCCCGCCCGAGCTTCTTGGCGTCATCTTCCTCGACCTGGCCTGCCTCGCCGACCGTGTCTGCTTCGCTGCCGTCTGCCGCGCGTGGCGCTCTGTCGCGCGGGCTGTTGGcgccccgccggcgccgcgccaGCTCCCGTGGCTCCTCCTCCCGTCCCCCGACAAGCCCTCCTTCTTCAGCCTCCACTCGGGGGCCAAACGCCGCCTACGCCTCCCGGAGAGCATACGCGGCGCGCGCTTGTGTGGCTCCTATGATGGCGGTTGGGTCGCTCTAGCCTTCGAGCAGTGGCGAGGGTATGCGGCCGTCAACCTTCTCTCCGGCGCGACGGTTCTTCTCCCCGACAGGCTCAGGACTGCCCACCCGCTCGCTCCCCAGGCGAACACCTCCTGCGAGCACCACATGGTCATCCGCACCATCACTTTCTCGGGGTCACCCTCAGCAGAGGACTGCCTTGCCGCCGCGCATGTCTCCAGCGCCTCCAACATCGCGTTCTGGCGGCCGGGAATGAAAGAGCACTGGATCACTTGCGGTGTCGCGGTGGCTCTGGATGTGATCCAGGACATCATCTATTACGAGAATGGGCTGAAGCAAGGTTTCCATGTCCTGTCAAATACTGAGGACATAGTTGTGTACACGCCCAACAGCGTCGAGGGTGCCTCTCTGGTGATGTCCCGTTCCTCCTACCAGATCCAGAAGCGCGCTGATTACAGGCCTGATAATCTCAGGCGCAAGTCGCGCACAGTGTCCCGCTATCTGGTGGAGTCCCGCGGGAAATTGCTAATGGTCCTGCGGCTTGCCAGGCGTGGCAAGAATGGGTTCAGAATCTTTGAGATGAACCTTGCGGTTGCTCCCGCTGGGGGCTCTGAAGCTTCTTGGGTGGAGCTCCACTCACTTCCTGGCCGGGTGCTCTTGCTTGGTCGAGGCTGCTCTAGGGCTGTTGAGGTCTCTCAGTTCAATAGGCTCCAACTGGGTAGCATCTATTACTTGGACGATACTAGCTTCGACATATCCTTGGCGTTAAGCAGTGGGAGTAAGTATTCCAGTACTGACATGGGTGTTTATGGTCGCAAAACACTAAATGGGGCGCGTAGTGTGCGTCGCTTTCCGCGAAAATTTACTTCAGAGGGCTCCCCACCAATCTGGTTTATGCCCTGA